The Rattus rattus isolate New Zealand chromosome 1, Rrattus_CSIRO_v1, whole genome shotgun sequence genome includes a region encoding these proteins:
- the Trabd gene encoding traB domain-containing protein, with translation MEGEEKPAQEADVEPMVTSGASEAVPRVLSGDPQNISDVDAFNLLLEMKLKRRRERPNLPRTVTQLVAEDGSRVYVVGTAHFSDDSKRDVVKTIREVQPDVVVVELCQYRVSMLKMDERTLLREAKEVSLEKLQQAVKQNGLMSGLMQMLLLKVSAHITEQLGMAPGGEFREAFKEASKVPFCKFHLGDRPIPVTFKRAIAALSFWQKVKLAWGLCFLSDPISKDDVERCKQKDLLEQMMAEMIGEFPDLHRTIVSERDVYLTYMLRQAAQRLELPRASDAEPRKRVPSVVVGVVGMGHVPGIEKNWSTDLNIQEIMTVPPPSITGRVSRAAVKAAFFGLLGYSLYWMGRRTVNLVLSLPAAQFCLQRVSEARPGR, from the exons atggagggagaggagaagccaGCTCAAGAG gctGACGTGGAACCCATGGTAACATCAGGGGCCTCAGAAGCAGTGCCAAGGGTGCTTTCTGGAGACCCTCAGAACATCT CTGATGTAGATGCCTTCAACTTGCTCCTGGAGATGAAACTGAAACGACGGCGTGAGCGTCCCAACCTTCCACGTACTGTGACCCAGCTAGTGGCCGAGGATGGCAGCAGGGTGTATGTGGTGGGCACTGCTCACTTCAGTGATGACAGCAAGAGGGATGTAGTGAAG ACTATCCGGGAGGTGCAGCCTGATGTAGTGGTTGTGGAACTCTGTCAGTACCGTGTTTCCATGCTGAAGATGGATGAGAGAACTCTGCTGCGGGAGGCCAAGGAGGTCAGCCTGGAGAAGCTGCAACAGGCTGTCAAGCAG AATGGGCTCATGTCTGGACTCATGCAGATGTTGCTACTGAAGGTGTCTGCTCACATCACTGAGCAgctaggcatggcccctggtggCGAGTTCAGGGAGGCCTTCAAGGAG GCCAGCAAGGTACCATTCTGCAAATTCCACTTGGGTGACCGACCAATCCCAGTCACCTTTAAGAGGGCCATTGCTGCACTCTCCTTCTGGCAGAAAGTCAAGCTGGCCTGGGGCCTATGCTTCCTGTCAGACCCAATCAG CAAAGACGACGTGGAGCGCTGCAAGCAGAAGGACCTGCTGGAGCAGATGATGGCAGAGATGATTGGGGAGTTCCCTGACCTGCATCGAACCATTGTCTCAGAGCGCGACGTCTACCTGACCTACATGCTGCGGCAGGCCGCACAGCGCCTCGAGCTTCCCCGCGCCTCTGATG CTGAGCCCAGGAAGCGTGTCCCATCTGTGGTCGTGGGCGTCGTTGGCATGGGTCATGTGCCCGGCATTGAGAAGAACTGGAGTACTGACCTCAACATCCAGGAGATCATGAC AGTTCCCCCGCCATCCATCACAGGCAGAGTGTCCCGGGCAGCTGTGAAGGCTGCTTTCTTTGGTCTGCTGGGCTACAGCCTGTACTGGATGGGCCGTCGAACCGTGAACCTGGTCCTATCACTGCCTGCTGCGCAGTTCTGCCTCCAGAGGGTGAGCGAGGCCCGGCCAGGTCGGTAG
- the Selenoo gene encoding protein adenylyltransferase SelO, mitochondrial, with protein sequence MASFRAAFGASLAVARTRPQCVGLELQSSAPWSAWAAAMEPRPRWLARLRFDNRALRALPVETPPPGPEDSLSTPRPVPGACFSRARPAPLRQPRLVALSEPALALLGLEVSEEAEVEAEAALFFSGNALLPGTEPAAHCYCGHQFGQFAGQLGDGAAMYLGEVCTAAGERWELQLKGAGPTPFSRQADGRKVLRSSIREFLCSEAMFHLGIPTTRAGACVTSESTVIRDVFYDGNPKYEKCTVVLRIAPTFIRFGSFEIFKPPDELTGRAGPSVGRNDIRVQMLDYVISSFYPEIQAAHTCDTDNIQRNAAFFREVTRRTARMVAEWQCVGFCHGVLNTDNMSIVGLTIDYGPFGFLDRYDPDHVCNASDNAGRYTYSKQPQVCKWNLQKLAEALEPELPLVLAEAILKEEFDTEFQRHYLQKMRKKLGLVRVEKEDETLVAKLLETMHQTGADFTNTFCVLSSFPAEPSDTAEFLTQLTSQCASLEELKLAFRPQMDPRQLSMMLMLAQSNPQLFALIGTQANVTKELERVEHQSQLEQLSPSELQSKNRDHWETWLQEYRERLDKEKEGVGDIAAWQAERVRIMHANNPKYVLRNYIAQKAIEAAENGDFSEVRRVLKLLESPYHSEEEATGPEAVARTTDEQSSYSSRPPLWAAELCVTUSS encoded by the exons ATGGCCTCTTTCAGGGCCGCGTTCGGGGCCTCGCTCGCGGTTGCCCGAACCCGGCCACAGTGTGTCGGCCTCGAGCTTCAGTCGTCCGCGCCCTGGTCCGCCTGGGCTGCTGCCATGGAGCCCAGGCCGCGTTGGCTGGCGAGGCTGCGCTTCGACAACCGTGCGCTGCGTGCGCTGCCGGTAGAGACGCCACCGCCCGGGCCGGAGGACTCCTTGTCCACCCCGCGTCCGGTGCCGGGAGCCTGCTTCAGCCGTGCACGGCCGGCCCCGCTGCGGCAGCCACGTCTAGTGGCGCTGTCAGAGCCCGCACTGGCGCTGCTGGGGCTCGAGGTCAGCGAGGAGGCCGAGGTCGAGGCCGAAGCTGCGCTCTTCTTCAGCGGCAATGCGCTGCTGCCGGGCACCGAGCCCGCCGCGCACTGCTACTGTGGACACCAGTTCGGTCAGTTCGCTGGGCAGTTGGGCGACGGTGCCGCCATGTACCTGGGCGAGGTGTGCACAGCGGCCGGCGAGCGCTGGGAGCTGCAACTCAAAGGCGCCGGCCCCACGCCCTTCTCCAG ACAAGCTGATGGTCGCAAAGTCCTGCGGTCAAGCATCCGTGAGTTCCTGTGCAGTGAAGCCATGTTTCACCTGGGGATCCCCACCACGAGGGCCGGGGCCTGCGTTACGTCTGAGTCTACAGTGATCCGAGACGTGTTCTATGATGGTAATCCAAAATATGAAAAGTGCACGGTTGTGTTGCGTATAGCTCCCACTTTCATAAG ATTCGGCTCCTTTGAAATTTTTAAGCCTCCTGATGAGCTCACAGGGCGTGCAGGCCCTAGTGTAGGACGAAATGATATCCGAGTGCAGATGCTTGACTATGTCATCAGCTCTTTCTACCCTGAAATCCAGGCTGCCCACACCTGCGACACAGACAACATACAGAGGAACGCTGCCTTTTTCAGAGAG gTGACAAGGCGAACAGCACGGATGGTGGCTGAATGGCAGTGTGTCGGCTTTTGCCATGGAGTGCTCAACACTGACAACATGAGCATCGTGGGCCTCACGATCGACTATGGACCCTTTGGCTTCCTGGACAG GTATGACCCTGACCATGTGTGTAACGCCTCTGACAATGCCGGGCGCTACACATACAGTAAGCAGCCGCAGGTGTGCAAGTGGAATCTGCAGAAACTAGCTGAAGCCCTGGAGCCTGAGCTGCCGCTTGTGCTAGCTGAGGCCATTCTCAAAGAGGAGTTTGACACAGAGTTCCAAAGGCACTATCTACAGAAGATGCGTAAGAAGCTGGGCCTTGTTCGtgtggagaaggaagatgagACACTTGTGGCCAAACTTCTAGAGACTATGCATCAGACTG GCGCTGACTTCACTAACACCTTCTGTGTTCTGAGCTCCTTCCCGGCTGAACCGTCAGACACAGCAGAGTTCCTGACCCAGCTGACCTCCCAGTGTGCCTCTCTGGAAGAGCTAAAGCTTGCCTTCAGACCCCAGATGGATCCCCG GCAGCTCTCTATGATGCTGATGCTGGCACAGTCGAACCCACAGCTCTTTGCACTCATTGGCACTCAAGCAAATGTCACAAAGGAGCTGGAACGTGTGGAGCATCAGTCACAGCTAGAACAGCTGAGCCCCTCTGAACTGCAGAGCAAGAACAGAGACCACTGGGAAACCTGGCTACAGGAATACAG AGAGCGTCTGGACAAAGAGAAGGAGGGTGTCGGAGACATTGCTGCCTGGCAGGCAGAACGTGTACGCATCATGCATGCCAACAACCCCAAGTACGTCCTAAGGAACTATATTGCACAGAAAGCCATTGAAGCTGCAGAAAATGGAGACTTTTCAGAG GTGCGACGTGTCCTGAAGCTGCTAGAGTCTCCTTACCACAGTGAAGAGGAGGCCACAGGCCCTGAGGCAGTGGCAAGGACCACTGACGAGCAGTCTTCCTACAGCAGCAGGCCTCCACTCTGGGCAGCAGAACTCTGCGTAACATGATCCTCATAA